Proteins encoded by one window of Nocardia goodfellowii:
- a CDS encoding PHP domain-containing protein, with protein MRIDLHTHSNASDGTDTPAELVRNAAAAGLDVVAITDHDTTSGWAEAVDALPAGLTLVRGMEMSCVGLGEDGWPVPVHLLAYLFDPADSSFAEERERLRAERVDRLRAMAERMAADGLPVDPDAVLASAGPSAGRPHLARALVAAGVVPTVDAAFVDLLAPHGRYYAEKADTPLRRAVEMIAAAGGVSVLAHARARKRGRMLALDDIRDLSTRGLGGLEIDHPDHSAADRRILSELATELGLLTTGSSDYHGANKTIRLGEFTTDPAQFEVLVGKASGVPVIAR; from the coding sequence GTGCGCATAGATCTCCACACCCATTCGAACGCCTCCGACGGCACCGACACCCCCGCCGAACTAGTGCGCAATGCCGCGGCGGCGGGCCTCGACGTCGTGGCGATCACCGATCACGACACCACCTCCGGGTGGGCCGAGGCGGTCGATGCGCTCCCGGCGGGCCTGACGCTGGTGCGCGGGATGGAGATGTCGTGCGTGGGCCTCGGCGAGGACGGCTGGCCGGTCCCGGTGCACCTCCTGGCCTATCTGTTCGACCCGGCCGACAGCAGTTTCGCAGAGGAACGCGAACGGTTGCGCGCCGAACGCGTAGACCGGTTGCGCGCCATGGCCGAGCGAATGGCCGCCGACGGGCTGCCCGTCGATCCGGACGCGGTGCTGGCCTCGGCCGGTCCGTCGGCCGGGCGTCCGCACCTGGCGCGGGCGCTCGTCGCCGCCGGTGTGGTGCCGACAGTGGACGCCGCGTTCGTCGACCTGCTCGCCCCGCACGGCCGCTACTACGCCGAGAAGGCCGATACCCCGCTGCGACGTGCGGTGGAGATGATCGCCGCGGCAGGCGGGGTGAGCGTGCTGGCGCACGCGCGGGCCCGCAAGCGCGGCCGCATGCTGGCCCTCGACGATATCCGTGACCTGTCCACTCGCGGCCTGGGCGGACTGGAGATCGATCATCCCGATCACAGCGCCGCGGACCGGCGGATCCTGAGCGAGCTGGCCACGGAATTGGGTTTGCTCACGACCGGCTCGTCGGACTACCACGGCGCCAACAAGACCATCCGCCTCGGCGAGTTCACCACCGACCCGGCGCAATTCGAGGTTCTCGTCGGGAAGGCAAGCGGGGTGCCGGTGATAGCTCGATGA